A region of Ictidomys tridecemlineatus isolate mIctTri1 chromosome 4, mIctTri1.hap1, whole genome shotgun sequence DNA encodes the following proteins:
- the LOC101967735 gene encoding olfactory receptor 1165 has translation MVLVVHDTGNQSSVATFILVGFSEFPQLQAPLFLLFLCIYTVTVVGNVGIIVVRRINPKLHTPMYFFLSHLSFLDICYSSVFTPKLLEILVVEDRTISFNGCMTQFFFGCACVITEMFMLAVMAYDRFVAVCNPLLYTVAMSHKLCALLVAGTYMWGGLCSLIITYSLLQLSYCGSGPMNHFGCEYSAIISVSCSDSSFSQMACLVISILSEACSLLVTLASYVFIVVIVIRMPSKGGLRKAFSTCTSHLMAISIFHGIILLLYCVPHSKNSWLLVKVATALYSVMIPMLNPLIYSLRNKDVKETVRRLINSKLHSHLT, from the coding sequence ATGGTACTTGTGGTACACGACACAGGAAACCAGAGCTCTGTGGCCACATTCATTCTGGTGGGGTTCTCAGAATTCCCACAGCTCCAGGCACCCCTCTTCCTGCTGTTCCTCTGCATCTACACAGTCACTGTGGTGGGGAATGTGGGCATCATTGTAGTGAGAAGGATCAATCCCAAGCTTCATACACctatgtactttttcctcagccacCTCTCATTTCTGGATATTTGCTACTCCAGTGTATTTACACCCAAGTTGTTAGAGATCTTAGTTGTAGAAGACAGAACTATCTCCTTCAATGGATGCATGACACAGTTTTTCTTTGGCTGTGCATGTGTGATTACAGAAATGTTCATGTTGgcagtgatggcctatgaccggttTGTGGCCGTGTGTAATCCCCTTCTGTACACAGTTGCCATGTCTCACAAGCTCTGTGCCCTGCTGGTAGCTGGAACTTATATGTGGGGTGGCCTTTGCTCCTTGATAATCACATATTCTCTTTTGCAACTGTCCTACTGCGGATCAGGCCCCATGAACCACTTTGGCTGTGAGTACTCTGCCATCATCTCCGTCTCTTGCTCTGATTCCTCCTTCAGCCAGATGGCATGCTTAGTCATTTCTATATTGAGTGAGGCCTGCAGCCTCCTGGTCACCCTTGCCTCCTATGTCTTCATTGTTGTCATTGTCATCAGGATGCCTTCCAAGGGTGGCCTCcgcaaagccttctccacctgtacCTCTCACCTGATGGCCATCAGCATCTTCCATGGGATCATCCTCCTCCTCTACTGTGTGCCCCACTCCAAAAACTCCTGGCTACTGGTTAAAGTGGCGACTGCACTTTACTCCGTCATGATCCCCATGCTGAATCCCCTCATCTACAGCCTCAGGAACAAAGATGTGAAAGAGACAGTCAGGAGGCTCATCAACTCCAAACTGCATTCTcatctaacataa